A part of Limihaloglobus sulfuriphilus genomic DNA contains:
- a CDS encoding sigma-54-dependent transcriptional regulator, whose amino-acid sequence MPKNRIKILIVDPDARQSTHMQKALESANFHVRLVPEPQKAVKLINAESIDIVISEINLHSDINGFDLMQRVREFSPDTRIVIVTSQAGIETCKQAMRQGAADYFAKPVEPDEILTAIREIVGTEPDVQSLPKEAKPQLDTPGGFLYEGLPGSSPLMKQVFRIAAKVAPTNISVLIQGESGTGKELLARAIHLNSRRADGEFRPINCAGLSETLLESELFGHVRGAFTGAAADRKGLFEIADQGTLFLDEIGDMPLTMQAKLLRVLEDGVIVPVGSNKPVKVDVRVISATNSDLAKMVSEKKMRQDLFFRIKGVSVTIPALRNRRQDIPELIYAFLEQMCREIGRDMLNVSEKAMNILINYNWPGNIRQLRNAVRTMAVMCDGDMIDISDIPPDIHTVLGLPNPSSPAGLAGRPLNEIEKQAIAGTLALVENNREKAANLLGIGERTLYRKIKEYDL is encoded by the coding sequence ATGCCCAAAAACCGTATAAAGATTTTAATAGTTGACCCGGACGCCAGACAAAGCACGCACATGCAGAAGGCTCTGGAGTCCGCCAATTTTCATGTACGCCTGGTGCCTGAACCGCAAAAGGCTGTAAAGCTGATCAATGCTGAGAGTATCGACATTGTCATCAGCGAGATAAACCTGCACAGCGACATTAACGGCTTCGACCTGATGCAGCGTGTGCGGGAGTTTTCGCCGGATACCAGAATCGTTATCGTAACCTCGCAGGCGGGGATCGAGACGTGCAAACAGGCAATGCGGCAGGGTGCGGCAGATTATTTTGCCAAACCGGTTGAGCCCGATGAAATATTGACCGCGATTCGTGAGATTGTCGGCACAGAACCAGACGTGCAATCCCTGCCCAAAGAAGCAAAACCCCAGTTAGACACTCCCGGGGGCTTTTTATACGAGGGACTGCCGGGCAGCTCACCCTTGATGAAACAGGTTTTCCGGATCGCCGCCAAAGTCGCACCTACAAACATCAGCGTTTTGATACAGGGCGAATCAGGCACCGGCAAAGAACTCCTTGCCAGGGCGATACACCTCAACTCCAGACGTGCCGACGGTGAGTTCAGGCCGATAAACTGTGCCGGACTAAGCGAGACACTGCTGGAGAGTGAGCTCTTTGGCCATGTACGCGGCGCTTTTACCGGCGCAGCCGCCGACCGCAAGGGGCTTTTTGAAATCGCCGACCAGGGAACATTGTTTCTTGACGAGATAGGCGATATGCCACTGACGATGCAGGCAAAACTGCTGCGTGTCCTCGAAGACGGGGTAATCGTCCCGGTAGGCTCAAACAAGCCGGTCAAGGTTGATGTCAGAGTAATTAGCGCGACAAACTCTGACCTTGCCAAGATGGTAAGCGAAAAGAAAATGCGCCAGGATCTGTTTTTCAGGATTAAGGGGGTCAGCGTCACAATACCCGCTCTTCGCAACCGGCGGCAGGATATCCCCGAGCTGATTTACGCATTCCTCGAGCAGATGTGCAGGGAAATCGGCAGGGACATGCTCAACGTCTCTGAAAAGGCGATGAACATCCTGATAAACTATAACTGGCCGGGCAACATCCGCCAGCTGCGAAACGCGGTGCGAACAATGGCAGTGATGTGCGATGGGGATATGATAGATATTTCCGACATCCCGCCCGATATTCATACCGTTCTGGGCCTGCCAAACCCCAGCTCACCCGCCGGGCTTGCCGGAAGGCCGCTGAATGAAATTGAAAAACAGGCCATCGCAGGAACCCTGGCACTGGTTGAAA
- the pnp gene encoding polyribonucleotide nucleotidyltransferase: protein MFNVTKIERVIGDKTVTFETGKIATQAHGAVFVSCGETKVLVTACRSNPRENIDYFPLSVDYRERQAAAGRFPGGFMKREGRPSTREILIARCIDRPIRPLFPDGYYDEVQIMANVLSADKDHDPDVLAMMGASAALSISEIPFQGPLGAVKLARVNGEYIINPTHSEIEQSDLNLLLGGRKEAINMIEVDSKEVPEDVMADAIKHAHKYIVEVCDFIQELRDACGVEKKFEVSALDEELVAKVESEIFDKLYQAKAIEMKAERKEAVDTIREAMIEKYCEPEDSEITEGIMNRILDKIEKKAVRKRLLEGKRTGNRGNDELREIECEVGLLPRVHGSAVFTRGETQAIVSAILGTGRDEQVVDGIKEEYGQRFMLHYNFPPYSVGETGMIRGAGRREIGHGALAEKALERVCPPKEEFVYTIKLISDITGSNGSSSMASVCGGCLALMDAGVPIRKPVAGISIGMITDEETGKYFLLTDILGEEDHFGDMDFKVAGTEDGITAIQLDIKADGLPHEILCEAFEQSRKARLKILETMTKTIDKPREELSKYAPKIVSTRIDPELIGKLIGPGGATIKGIQEETGTNIEIDDDGVVSISTMEGDGHLAALNIIESMFQKPEVGKLYKNAKVVSIKDFGMFLEIAPGVEGLCHISEASDKYIKELGDHFERGQVVPVKLIAIDNMGRLKLSRKAALAEMEDNGEGSADEETAQTQD, encoded by the coding sequence GAGCGCCAGGCTGCCGCGGGCCGTTTCCCCGGCGGATTCATGAAACGCGAAGGACGCCCTTCCACACGTGAAATACTCATAGCACGCTGTATAGACAGGCCGATACGCCCGCTATTCCCCGATGGCTACTATGATGAAGTACAAATCATGGCCAACGTACTCAGTGCTGATAAAGACCACGATCCGGATGTGCTCGCCATGATGGGCGCAAGCGCCGCCCTGAGCATCAGCGAAATCCCGTTCCAGGGGCCGCTTGGTGCTGTAAAGCTGGCACGGGTCAACGGCGAATATATAATAAACCCCACCCACAGCGAGATTGAGCAGAGTGATTTGAACCTGCTGCTGGGCGGACGCAAAGAAGCCATCAACATGATTGAAGTGGACTCAAAAGAGGTCCCGGAGGATGTTATGGCAGACGCCATTAAGCACGCTCACAAATACATTGTTGAAGTCTGCGACTTTATCCAGGAACTCCGCGACGCGTGCGGCGTTGAAAAGAAATTCGAAGTATCGGCACTTGACGAAGAGCTGGTAGCCAAGGTTGAGAGCGAAATATTCGACAAACTCTACCAGGCAAAAGCCATCGAGATGAAAGCTGAACGCAAAGAAGCGGTAGATACCATCCGTGAAGCGATGATCGAAAAATACTGTGAGCCGGAAGATTCTGAAATCACAGAGGGCATAATGAACCGGATTCTCGACAAGATCGAGAAAAAGGCCGTCCGCAAGAGACTGCTCGAAGGAAAACGCACCGGAAACCGCGGCAATGACGAGCTTCGCGAGATTGAATGCGAAGTCGGCCTTCTGCCCCGCGTTCACGGCTCTGCGGTCTTCACACGCGGCGAAACACAGGCTATCGTTTCCGCTATCCTCGGAACAGGCAGAGACGAGCAGGTCGTTGACGGCATCAAAGAAGAATACGGCCAGCGGTTCATGCTGCACTACAACTTCCCGCCCTATTCTGTCGGCGAAACCGGCATGATACGCGGCGCAGGAAGACGCGAAATCGGCCACGGTGCACTGGCTGAAAAGGCCCTCGAGAGAGTTTGCCCGCCGAAAGAGGAATTTGTTTACACGATCAAACTTATCTCTGACATTACCGGCTCTAACGGCTCAAGCTCTATGGCTTCAGTCTGCGGCGGCTGTCTGGCACTTATGGATGCCGGCGTCCCGATCCGCAAACCGGTAGCAGGCATCTCAATCGGTATGATTACCGACGAAGAAACCGGCAAATACTTCCTCCTGACAGATATTCTCGGCGAAGAAGACCACTTCGGCGATATGGACTTCAAGGTCGCCGGAACAGAAGACGGCATCACAGCTATCCAGCTTGATATCAAGGCCGACGGACTGCCGCACGAGATTCTTTGCGAAGCGTTTGAGCAGTCGCGCAAGGCTCGCCTGAAGATTCTTGAAACAATGACAAAGACAATCGACAAGCCGCGTGAAGAGCTGAGCAAATACGCTCCGAAGATCGTATCTACAAGAATCGATCCTGAACTGATCGGCAAGCTGATCGGCCCCGGCGGCGCCACAATCAAGGGTATCCAGGAAGAAACCGGAACCAACATCGAGATCGATGATGACGGAGTTGTCAGCATCTCGACAATGGAAGGTGACGGACACCTGGCAGCTCTGAATATCATTGAGTCAATGTTCCAGAAACCCGAGGTCGGCAAACTCTACAAGAATGCTAAGGTGGTTTCTATTAAGGACTTCGGTATGTTCCTCGAGATCGCCCCAGGTGTTGAGGGCCTCTGTCATATCAGCGAAGCAAGCGACAAGTACATCAAGGAGCTCGGAGACCACTTCGAACGCGGCCAGGTTGTACCGGTCAAGCTCATCGCGATTGACAACATGGGCCGCCTGAAACTTTCACGTAAAGCCGCACTGGCAGAGATGGAAGATAACGGCGAAGGCTCAGCTGACGAAGAAACCGCACAAACGCAAGACTGA